A window of Cohnella herbarum contains these coding sequences:
- a CDS encoding helix-turn-helix domain-containing protein: MINRWKNLKNSYYKLLLISLLVFFLLSLTLLFVPLYFSISNTLMKTVSSHSIKSLSQTSYSVEFMRESANTVANQTFFNSTINQLLYAPSYNDIETIISLETLYGYLKSSLFIDSIYIYSSATGNVGFAGKSYGSGFEPIDRFFDSGYLDAIRRNSGYSFTPVPRKINGGELVYSYILAPSKPADRSYPDSIVINISAKWLEHTFKSLSNEDNDNILIVDAQGRIVNETSYAPVLSDLRDDPMIRDILERKEASGYFTKTVNGQKHLATYTSSPDIGWKFILLTPYSDIEGSYAHVKTLIVVIYALTLICGVPLCLFISKKLYKPYGSIKDKLIDLEIKNRENHASAKQNVLRTLLLNPSHQRNEAIEEIASAAELQIRFDRPYFLLLIQIDRYQDFIDLYNLNDRALIKYCIQNIAEEMIGTGTTVGSIDLGDDCVVVLANRNSDDSLGLDRLLEDLRKYIRQELKLSISVCVSPEGHSVADAQMLYKQAKDCILNKFFSGYGSILHAGRTLSEAAGESPEYPFVQQKQIIDQIMLGKIETAKQLFAELLDDLKNYTYGFFTQVILTFSIELNAAVRKLERNNGFEIPFQFNAFVAEINRRETIEEATSLFNELFGEIHNLIELKKNAKSDRLIQDIVDIVHRDYRDANLSLETIADRVNLSSSHIRRVFKKAMNQSVADYIHKTRMEHAKELLLSTKLSVADISDRVGFLNNTYFFTAFKKTNGITPAEFRNKREPIES, from the coding sequence TACTTCAGCATAAGCAACACGTTAATGAAAACGGTATCTTCCCACTCGATCAAAAGCTTGTCCCAGACGAGCTACAGCGTCGAATTCATGCGAGAGTCCGCGAATACGGTCGCCAATCAGACCTTTTTCAACAGCACGATCAATCAATTGCTGTATGCTCCTTCTTACAACGATATCGAAACGATTATCTCTTTGGAAACGCTATACGGTTATTTGAAGTCGTCCCTCTTTATCGATTCGATCTATATTTACAGTTCTGCCACCGGGAATGTCGGCTTCGCGGGAAAGAGCTACGGCTCCGGTTTCGAGCCGATCGACCGTTTTTTCGATTCGGGTTACTTAGACGCGATTAGAAGAAACAGCGGTTATTCCTTCACTCCCGTTCCGAGGAAAATCAACGGAGGCGAGTTGGTCTATAGTTACATTCTGGCTCCTTCCAAGCCGGCCGATCGTTCCTACCCGGATTCCATCGTCATCAACATCTCGGCCAAATGGCTGGAGCACACGTTCAAATCCCTGAGCAATGAGGATAACGACAATATTTTGATCGTCGACGCCCAAGGCAGGATCGTCAACGAAACCTCTTACGCGCCCGTGCTGTCCGATCTGCGCGACGATCCGATGATTCGCGATATTCTGGAACGGAAGGAGGCCTCCGGTTATTTTACGAAAACGGTTAACGGTCAGAAGCACTTAGCTACCTATACTTCCTCTCCGGATATAGGATGGAAATTCATTCTTCTGACCCCTTATTCGGATATCGAGGGGAGTTACGCGCACGTCAAAACGCTCATCGTCGTTATCTATGCGTTGACGTTGATCTGCGGGGTGCCACTCTGTCTGTTCATTTCCAAGAAGCTCTATAAACCGTACGGCTCCATTAAAGACAAGTTGATCGATCTCGAGATCAAAAACAGGGAAAACCACGCATCGGCCAAACAGAACGTGCTTAGAACGCTGCTCTTGAATCCCTCTCATCAGCGGAACGAAGCGATCGAAGAAATCGCGTCGGCCGCCGAGCTGCAGATCCGTTTTGATCGTCCCTATTTTCTGCTGCTCATTCAGATCGATCGGTATCAGGACTTCATCGATCTATACAATCTAAACGATCGCGCGTTGATAAAGTATTGCATTCAGAATATTGCTGAGGAAATGATCGGAACCGGCACGACCGTCGGGTCGATTGACTTGGGCGACGATTGCGTAGTCGTTCTGGCGAACCGGAATTCGGACGATTCGCTCGGTCTTGATCGGTTATTGGAGGATTTGCGAAAATATATTCGTCAGGAGCTTAAACTTTCCATCAGCGTCTGCGTAAGTCCTGAAGGACATTCCGTCGCGGACGCCCAGATGCTATATAAGCAAGCGAAAGATTGCATCTTGAACAAGTTTTTCTCCGGATACGGAAGCATTCTGCATGCTGGTCGAACGTTAAGCGAAGCAGCCGGCGAATCGCCCGAATATCCTTTCGTCCAGCAGAAGCAAATCATCGATCAGATCATGCTGGGAAAAATAGAGACGGCCAAGCAACTCTTCGCGGAGCTCCTAGACGATCTGAAAAACTATACGTACGGCTTCTTTACGCAAGTCATACTGACCTTCTCCATCGAGCTGAATGCGGCGGTACGGAAGCTGGAGAGGAACAACGGATTCGAAATCCCGTTCCAATTCAACGCTTTCGTCGCCGAGATTAACCGACGAGAGACGATAGAGGAAGCGACGAGCTTATTCAACGAGCTATTCGGTGAAATCCACAATCTTATCGAATTAAAGAAAAACGCGAAAAGCGACAGGCTGATCCAGGACATCGTCGACATCGTTCATCGGGATTACCGGGACGCCAATCTGTCCTTGGAGACGATTGCGGATCGCGTCAACCTATCCAGCTCCCATATTCGCCGCGTGTTCAAGAAAGCCATGAATCAATCCGTGGCGGACTATATCCACAAAACGCGAATGGAGCATGCCAAAGAACTGTTATTGTCCACGAAGTTGTCCGTGGCGGACATTTCAGATCGCGTAGGCTTCTTGAATAACACT